The nucleotide sequence TGAACCTGCACCAAAACCTCCAATTAAAAATACAGTAACATTTTTATTTTGCTGAGTAGTATAATTGAAAAATATTAGACCTTGATCATAGGTTGGTATAACTGAAGACATGCCTGAAGATATGGGTACAACTAATTCTAAGGATTGCTGATAATAATTTGGTGACCAACCAGACGGAGACGTTATTATGGGAATGTTATTATAATATAATCCGATAATTGACCCAAGTCCATAATAGTCTAATGATCCCATCTGCCTATCTCCGTCTAGGTAATTGAATATATTAGCTGAAGGCATCTTTGTTAACGAAACAGCCAATTGATAGTTATATATTGAATTTATTGATGTCGTAAAATTAATGTAAAGATTGTGGGTGAGTGGAAAACTTGTTAACCCGTTTGCAGACTCTAACAGTAAATAATTACCTGAGTAGGCGTTTACTGGTAAGCTATAAGTCGATGTGGAGTTTCTTAAGTATAGAGAAGCTCCTTGCAAATTAGAGTTGCCATTAACATAAGATTTTGTGGAAAGACTGAAATTAAGAATAGGAGTGTTCAACAGATTATAACTGTTTTGTGTAGATTGAACTGTGATTGCTGGCACATTTTCACTGTAAACTCCGTTATTAACTGTTGGTGTGATTAAAGAAGAATAATCTGGCAAACAAGAGTTTACCAAATTTTTCAGAGACACGAGAACAAAGGGTGTAAAAATTAGCTGAGCCTGAAAGAAGTAGTACACAGATGCTGACGTTATAACGAGAGCTACAAATAATAGAGGCAACAAGAAGTAACGCCTCAAGGGGGTACACCCCTAACTAGACTATCAGTCCCATAAGAATAGTACATGGTCAAGGAAAAACTGGATATCTGATAGGAGCCAGTGAAGTAAACTACAAAACTAACGTTATAAACCTGGTTCTGATAAACCTTTAATGGGGACTGGGAGAGAGGATAAATAGTATATGTCAAGGTTTTGGTTGAGTTTTTCAATATCATATTTACCTTATATACCATGTTCTGAGAAGCAATTGTCACGTTAGATATGTAAAAGTATCCATTGGAGTTTACTAATATCTTAAGTACATTCAGAAAATAAGCTTGAGTAGAATTAGTTATATAGAAATATAATGAGACCTTACCTTGAGAAATCTGAGAATAAGCAAACTGGCTTACACTTAAGCCCAAAATCACTATCGGCGAATTACGGTATGATATTGTATTTGTAGACGTATAAAAAAGCACGTAATCAGATAAGGTAGTCAGAACAAATGAGGACGCAAGCACAAGGACTAATATTAAAAAAACTTTTTTTAGTTTATCCAAAACCCCTGCCACCTTGTCCTTTTTATGGTGAGGGTAGAGGTATAGGTGGTGGAGATGCTGTCATTGGCGAAAATCCGAAGTTGACTGTTATTGTAGCTAGATCATTAGAGGGAGTCTTTGGCAGGGTTCCCTGATATGGAACTATTAGTAGGCTCACGATGTAACTCCCAGAATTAATTTGTAATGGGGTGCTAGGTAGGGTACTGTTAACTACACCATTCACGATTAATTTATATTTGTAGACAATTTGCCCTTGTTGATTCATTATATATAGTGTGGCATTCTGAATAGGATTATTAGTTGCTGTATACGAATATGCTACTTTTGCTAGATATATATAGCCTGTCTTGCTAACCGCTAATCCCATAAAGTTGAAGTAGTAATTGTACGTTGCATTCGTGATATTTACTTGAGCAGTAAATCCGCTTCCGCCAGAGGAGGGTTGAGCATTAATATAACTTGGAACATTAGAGTTATTTCCAATTTTAGCGTTACCATTTGGCTGTATCGCAAAATACATTGGTGGGGCTACATTACCGACAGTTATTTGCCCTTGGTAGTAGTAAATTACGTCTGCAACTAGCACTGGAACAAAAACAGATACAAGAAATACCGACAACAGAAGAAGTCTCTTCTTATTCATAATGCTCTACTGGACTACCTATTTTTAAATTTGCGTTAAAAAGTTTTTTACCCCTGCTCTGAAGTAACTAAATTAAGTAAGATATTTTACCTTTTATCTTTCTTTCAAATTGTTAATTAAACTTTAAATGAAAATCTATATATTTCGACAGATGAATATTCATATACTTATTCACATAAGCTATCTTTGTGTTTGATTTTAATGAAAGTATAACTTTAACTTTTTCATCTGTTAGTATAAAGAACTGTTACGTCGTTTTACGGAATCAAATTCCCCATTAGGGTCTAACATTGAAGAACATAATAATATTGAGGACTAAATTAAAGAGAATTTAGGTTTGATAATCTATTACCATAGTTAGATTGAACTCCTTTAAAATTTGGTCACCGTTTGGTAGTTCATATTTTAATAAAATAGTTATGCCGGCTGTATATATCTCTCTACTCTCTAAAGATGAAATGTGAAAAGGATTGTAACTTAGTTTTATGGGTATTTTTAGGTAGTTTGCACCCTGTATAAGTGAGATGTTAAGGTACTTTATACTGTTGTTTAATGGAACAGACATAGCGGCTACAACTTCATTATTAGTGTTGTCATTTATGTAGGCATTTTCAACATACTCTAGGGTACCATTCAAAGGCGTTATAATCCTTAAGAAAAAATATACCATAAGTTCCATTAAATGAAACGTTGTAAAGGTTAGCCACTAATATGATCTCTGGCTTTACCAGGTCACTGAAAGAGATATAAAATTTTGTAAAATTATACTCTCCCCCAATAATGCCAGAAATTTGTACATTAGTTGAGTTGACCACATACTCAAATAGATTTGAAGTTATGGGTAACGTTATGTTAAATTCCCTTACAGAATGAGGAGGAACTAACATTCCAGGGGATACAGAATAATTCCCTACTCCAGGAATAAAGACATAACCATTCATAAGAGGAATGTATGTGGAGATGGTGTTGTTCGCAATTAGCGATATTATAGTCTCATTACCGTACATCCCTATACCCATGACCTTTATATAAGGAGGTAAATTGGAAAACGTAACTACCCTTGCTAGTTTTTGCTGATAAAATGTTATAAAAATAGAAGCTACTAGTGTAACAACTAAAATTAATATAAATATCCTGTAATAGATGTTGGTACTTGAAACCATACTAATGTACTAGTTTATCATAAACAACTTTTGAATATTTATGCTTGCATCTAAAATTCAGCTAACTTAAACAACTGACATCGAATAAACTTTAAAAGATCAAGTTGTAAACCACCGCAAGTATTTATCTCTTCTTATTCTTGGTATACGCCCTTAAAATATGGAGGTGGACATAAGATTTTTATTAGTAATTTCATAACTACATTTCAAATGCGGACAGAGTCTATCATATCGTTAATTATAGCTTTAGTCACCCTAGTATGCCTGTTTCTTATACCTGTGATGGGCTTATCGACTTACACTTATAGCATTAAAGTTATGGGATTTTTAATGAGTGTAAGCTTTTACAACGTTAATTATACTATACTAATTCCTTCAATGGTTGCAACAATTGTCTTTGTAGCCCTGTCTGGTATAGTTCCCCTGTTTTGGAAGTCCAGGTATTCACTATACACATCTTTTGCTTTTTCAGTTTTATCCATTTCAATGCTGGTTGTTACTTATATTTGGGTCAGTAGGTACTTCCTTGTTAACAATTACCTGGTTGTACCTACAGAAAATGGAGTATTCTATCAGTTGTCCTCCTATAATTTAACCTTAGGATTCTCATCTTATTTACTCTTTATAAATGCTTACTTTGATGGTATGAACGCAATATCTAGAAGTACATGGTTAGATAGGTTAATAGGTAGAAAAGGAACATACATTGATCTAGTAATCGGCATAGCTAAGACATATAACATCCCATATCAAAAGACTGAGGACGGTGTAATAGTAGGTAATGACATTTTAATTACACAGGGTAACATAAATCATGATAAGTTAGAGTCTAAAGAGATCAAGAAAATGTATATAATCAAGGATTCACATATTTTTCTCATAGATACCAGTAAAGGTGAACATGATCCACAGTTATTTGAGCTGAAAGAGGGAGTGAAAAGAATTTTGTCGGATATTGTGGAAAAAGTAGGGGATAAGATAAACATCATGTATAAGGATGACTATCCTTGAGTGGAAAAATTGATATATAATTTGATTTAACTTTCTACCGTGAAAGCCGTAATTATTGAAAATGGCAGAGCGTCAATAAAGGATATGGATAAACCTTCAATCAAGGAAAAAGGAGATATTATAATAAAGATGAAAGCCTGTGGGCTATGTGGTACTGATATCGAAAAACTTCGCGGACAATACACAGCGTCTCAGCCAATTATAGGTCATGAACCATCAGGGATCATTGAGGAGTCAAGTGTAGATAGTCTAAAACCCGGTCAGAGAGTATTCGCACATCATCACGTTCCTTGTTATGAGTGTTATTATTGCACTCATGGAAGTGCAACCATGTGTCCTCACTATAGAAGGACTAATATTGAGCCCGGAGGTTTTGCAGAATACTTTAGAGTCCCAGCCTGGAATGTGAAAAGGGGAGGTGTACTAGTTCTTCCTGATCATGTTAGTTTTGAGGAAGGAGCCTTCATTGAACCTTTGGCAACTGTTGTAAGAGCACAAAGGAGGGTCAAGTTAAACAGAGGAGATAATGTGTTGGTAGTAGGAGCAGGACCTATGGGATTGCTCCACGTAATGCTAAGTAAGGTAAATGGAGCCTCTAAAACCATAGTAACTGACATAGCAGATTTTAGGGTTGAGTATGCTTATAAAGTAGGGGCTGATTACTCATTTAATTCTAAAAAGATAGACACTATAAATGAGGTTAAGAAACTAACAGACGGTAGAGGAGTGGATATAGCTATTATAGCTTCAGGCGCACCTTCAGCAATCTTATCAGGTCTTCTCTCTGTAAGAAAAGGAGGTCAAGTTCTCCTGTTTGGAGTTCCATTTAAGGGTACTGTCCTGAACTATGATATAAGTGATCTCTTAAACAACGAAATCTCAATAATCTCAAGTAATGCCGCTATTGAAGAAGATACTGTAGATGCGTTGAAAATAATATCTGAGAGAAAAATAGACGTTTCCAAACTAGTAACCCATAAATTTACTATTGACCAGTTCAATGAAGCCGTAAGGGTAGCTGAAGAGGGACAAGCCATAAAGGTAATAATACAAGATTGAAAAAATAGCGAGAAAGAGGATTAGAGTCACTTTAAATAGATTTAGGGCAATTTTCACGTGGTTATCTTCTGGTAAATTCCATCCATTTAAACCCACGTTATAAAATCCAATTTTTTCTAACCGGACGTTTAGTATTGATGAAGCAAATGAGATGGGATATTTAGCATTGGGGCTCTCTATTTTGCTCTCTTTCAGTATCCTTAGAGTGCTTTTTGGTCTTAACCCTAAAAGATATGCTGATAATAACATCAACAAGGCAGTTATTCTGGCTGGGATGTAGTTTAAAATAGTATCTAATTTAGCGGAGAACCATCCCTGTTCCCTGTACTCAGGTGTCTTATATCCGACCATGCTATCCATGGTATTCGCTAACCTTTGTAATAATGCACCTGGATAGCCTAAAACGAGAAACCAAAATATTGGGGATATTATTCCATCTACAGTACTTTCAAATAATGACTCTATTACGGCAGATCTAACGTGACCCTCACTTAACTCATAAACATTTCTCCTGACTAACTGCTGTGAGTATGACCTACTGTAAGTGGTAACAGGTGTGCTCTTCTTGACCAACGAATATAGTAACTTAATGGAAAAGGTGGTCTTTAGAAAAATGACCAGTAGTGGTAGTTCTACATACCAAGGAAAGTATAAAGGTATACAGAGGATGAACAGAATCGGAACGACAGACACTATCCAGAAGAATATTCCATAAAACCTGTTGGAGAAAGGTTTTATTAATCTAGATGATATTTTCCCTACCCATACTACAGGATGTATTATAACTGGAGGTTCCCCTAAGGTAAGGTCAAAGAGTATTGAAAGATAAAGTAATGGTAACAAGTCTTCTCAGCAACTAGTAAGTAAATTGGAAAAGATAAAGTTATAATAGCTCCTACTATATCGCCTGACATCCCGTCAAAAACTAACTTAGCCATTAGGTAGAACACGAGAAGTAGGATAACGTAAGCCAAGATAAGTACAGGTGATGAGAAGAGTATTGCAAATACTTGTACGAGGAGGAATTTAATAGAGAATAGTTTGTCCCTCATTTTATCATGAAACACTTTTCCCAGATAACTACCGGGAATCGGCTTCATTAGACCTAGAAGGGATATTGCGCTTGCCCTCGCTAGAACCTCGGATGGGAGGAAGAACCACAGATTGCTTACATTCAAGTTAAGTGTAGCTATAAGAAATATAGAAAAATAAACTAAAAATAGACCTATAGCCCCCGACCCGGTCTGTAGATCATGAAGAACTTGCGGTCTTCTCTCCTTTCCCACCATCAATGCGTCCCCCATGTCCAATAGACCATCCAAATGGTGAAATCCCCTAATTATCTCCACTGTAGGTATTAGTAGAAGAGCACCTAAGCTACCTATAAGCCTTATACCTAACAAGACAACAAACCAGTCTATTATACCTGTAATTATACCGACCATGAGTGGCGAGATGAAGGAGAACTCTGCTATCTCCTCTAAAGACGCACTCGGAGAAGGTATTATCGTGAAAAATGATAGTTGCCCTAATATTGCCTTTAATATCCTCCCCATAGGAATTAGTTATAATGGCAGTTATAATAGCTTCCACAATGAGTGACTCAGGAAAATCCACAATTGTGACGGGCTTAAGCAAACTATTTCATGTTAAACCTTTTAAAGCCCAAAACATGTCCCTGAATAGTTATGCAACATTAGATTATGGGGAGATAGCTTTTATTCAGGCTTATCAATCTATTGGCGCAGGTTTTTCCCCTGAGAGATATATGAACCCGTTATTACTTAAACCATCAGGTAACGGATTGTTAGAGGTCATCTTTTTTGGTGAATCGAAGGGTCTATTTAGACCTCAAGACTACTATTCAACACTCAATTATTTTTGGACTGAAATAGAGAAAAATTTCTCTAATGAATTTATTGTAGAATCTGCTGGTGGTATAGAGCCAAATTTTTTAGATAAAGATTTAGCATTAAAAGTCTCTGCTAATTTTAACGTTCCAATTATTTTAGTTCTCGATATAGATAGGGGCGGAGCTTTCACATCAGCATTGGGATCTTATTTATCCTTGCCTGTTTCTTTGAGGGAAAAATTAAGGGGTTTTATAATAAATAAGTTTAGGGGAGATGAAAAGTTCCTGGAACCAGGGATAAAGTGGGTTGAGGAGAGAACAAATATGAAATACTTAGGCAGCTTACCGTATTTCGAGGAACCATTAATAATGCCAGAGGACTCCATGAACCTCAATGAGGTAGGAAACGGAGAAATGGAGGTTAGTATAATAGCTTATCCGCAGATGAGCAATTTCAATGAGTTCTATGCCCTAAATAACTCTAATGCTCACCTTAAATTTGTAAAGAAACCTACGCAAATAACTGATTCAGACCTAGTGATCTTACCAGGTAGCAAAAATACAATAAAGAGTTTAGAGTGGCTTAAGAGCAGAGGCTTTACTGATTTCCTAAAGAGGAAACCCGTTCTCGGTATATGTGGGGGATTTCAGATCATGGGGAGTAAAATGATTGATAATAGTGGAGGACTAGAACTTGGAGATGTTAATCAGGTGGATGGACTAGGATTATTCGGAATTAACACTGTGTACGAGAAGGAAAAAGTCGTGAGTTTATCATCAGCCCAGTTAGGAATAGAGGGGTATGAAATAAGGAGAGGAAGAATAGAATACATCAATGAAGAGCCTCTAACCTACATCACGAGAAGAGGGAAAATGACGGTTTATGTGCCAGATGGAGTACTTAAAGGAGATAAGTTAGGTCTAAGTATTCATGGCTCCATGTTCTCCCCAGGAGGAAAGAAGGTTCTTAGCGAGGTATTTGGTCTTAAAATATATGCTGAGGATTTGGAAACTGAAATAAAAAAGCAGGTAGATAATCTCTCACGCGTCTTAAAGCAACACGTAGATGTAGATAAAATTTATGAGCTATACATTTAAGCTAGTCTTGTAATTTTTACACATGGAGTTCGATCCGAAAAATTTCATTGATGAAGTAAAGCCACAATTAGAAAAGATATTAGACGGAAAGGCAATTGCTGCAGTTAGCGGAGGAGTAGATAGCACAACAGCTGCCACACTTACCTACAAATTAATGGGAGATAAGGTAATACCTATAATAATCGATACTGGATTTTTGAGAGAAGGAGAGGTTGAAAAAGTGAAAAATATGGTGAAAAACGTCTTACCTTTACAAGTTGTTGACGCAAAGGAAAAATTTCTTAGGGCATTAGAAGGATTATCTGATGCTGAGGAAAAACGAAAAACTTTCCGAAAGATATTTTATGATATATTGTCTGAGCTGGTTAGAAAATATAACGCAAAATACCTTATACAAGGTACCATAGCAGCAGATTGGGTAGAGACGCAGGGAGGGATAAAAACACAACATAACGTCTTAGTACAATTGGGTATCGACACGGAGAGAGAATGGGGGTTTAAAGTTGTTGAGCCTTTAGCTGACCTTTACAAGAATGAGGTGAGAAAATTGGGTGAATACCTTGGATTACCAAAGGAGATATACAATAGGCAACCGTTCCCTGGACCAGGGCTTTTGGTAAGAACCGTGGGTAAACTTACGATTGAAAAACTAGAGCTGGTTAGAAAGGCTACAACAGTAGTAGAGAAATATTTAGATGGCATGGGTATATCACAGTATTTTGCGTTTATTTTTGAGGCTCAAAGTGAAAAACATGATGAACTTAGTAAAAGAGTTGGGAGCAATGTCTTCACATATAAGAAGATCAAAGCCACAGGTGTAAAAGGAGATGTAAGAGCTTATGGTAGGGTGGCTAAAATAGAAACTAATGAGGAAGACTATGAGAAACTGAGAGAATTAATGGAAATGGTTACGAGTAGTGACGTCACCCATGTTGTTATACCAGTCGCTAGAAGAGAAGATGGTGAATATACAGTAGGAATAAGAGCTGTCTCTACGGAAGATTTTATGACAGCTGAAATAACTAAACTTGATAGAGGGATTCTCAGCAAAATAGGGAATGAAATACTCAATATATCTAAAAAAATACATGAGGTTGTTTATGATATTACTACTAAGCCACCGGCGACCATTGAGCTTGAGTAAATTTGTCCAATAATTTAATTCTTTTTGCTGGATGTGGATGGTCACTGAAAAGGTCTGATAATATTCCTACTTTTTGTGTTCTCCAATAATTAACAAGTTCCTGTGCTTTATATGATGGAATTTCCTCATTACTCACATCTGTTCCAGAGAACAGCAGCATCTTTGCTACACCTCCACTTTTCTGCTTTACCCTATCAACTATTCCTGGGTCTGTGTAAATCACTATCTTGGCTAAGGCAGTCTGTAGGTTGCTAGCACCATTGGGAATTGTAAGTGCTGAATTAACATCAGCGTATGCTTCTCTCATCCTATTTAGGAATAACACGAAAATGTTGAATACGAAACTGACCGCAATTAATACTATGCCTATGAGAAACAGTAAACCAGAGTTACTATTTCTTCCGCCGCCTCCACCTCCAAGTAATCCTCCCCACCATAATGAGTAGCCTAACCAATACATTAAGGTCGGAATTAAACTTACAGCTAGTAATATCTCAGTGTCCCTATGTCTTAAATGACCTATTTCGTGTCCTATTACCGCTTTAATCTCGTCCTTATTGAGTATGTTTATAAGAGGAGTCGTTATTGCCATATTCTTTCCAAATAAAGGACTACTAAATGCAAATGCATTAGGGAAATTTACAGGTGCAACATAAACCTTAGGCATACTCATATTGTTATAGGTTGCTACTTCCTGAACTAAGTTATATACCCAACCATAAGTTGGGTCGTCAGCCTTCACTTCAATTAGCCTATACGCAGCTTTTATCATAAGAGGACCCAATAACCATTGTATGATTGTAAAAAATGTCACAAAGGCTAAAGCACCTGTAACGATAATCGATGTGTAAGCGAACCCAAACAAGTACCCAAGTAATCCATAAGCTACTAGAAATCCCAGAATAATGACAGATATTGCAGATAAAACCATTCCTAATCTAAATTTAAGGAGACTTACCGCCATTTGTATAAAAAATCCCTATTTAACCTAATAAAGTTTTTAGTAACTTTAAGAGAATAAGGATATGGATGAGAGCTTGAGTGAACAGGATATTGTAAAAGAGTATATGAGGTCGCCAGTGATTTCAGTAGATAAGAAGACGAAAATTAGTGAAATAGCCAAAATAATGACAGAGAAAAATATTGGTTCAGTGATAGTTACAGAAAATAATAAGCCAATTGGCATAATCACTGAGAGAGACATAGTGAGAGCTATAGGTAAAGGTAAGAACCTGGAAAGCACTGCAGAGGAAATTATGACAGTTTCATTAATAACCATAAGAGAGGATTCACCGATAGCAGGAGCATTATCCCTAATGAGGCAGTTTAACATAAGACACTTACCTGTAATTAACGATAAGAGGGAATTAGTTGGGATTCTCTCCATTAGAGATGTAGCTAGAGCTATAGATAACTTACTTGAAGGTGATTAGATTTTCATGAGAATCAAAGTGCCAAAAGAATGGTATGAAATTTTAAACCAAATCGCAAGGAAAAAACACATAACTCTTTCTAACTTAATTGCTGAAATAAGTAAATCCACAGAATGCCTGGGTTTACCATATATCTCCTCAACACAGTACAAGCAGATAAATGTAAGTATAGAGGACAAACAGATAGAATGGAAAATAGAAAAATTCTTATTCTGTAACTAACTTCGACTATAAGTTAGCAATAAGTGACTTTAGAGACTTATCTTTACAACGATTAAAAATAAAGTTCGGGATAAGAAACGGAAAAACGTGGAAAAGAAAAAGGTAGAGGAGAAGAAAATAAGACCAATTTACGTTGGTTTATTCAATTTCGGTACGAGAATAGTTAGTGCTCCCATTTCTTTTGTATTCACTTACCTGGTAGCCCATTACCTCAGTAATTTGCAGAACGGGCAAATAATATTTGCTACATGGCAGTCTATGTTCGTACTAATAATGGGTTACTTTACCTTACCTGCAGATATTTTCTCGTTAGTGACATCAAGGTTCTCTGTTGAAAACAGACCTGTGGGTGGAATATTATTATTAAATTTGATAACAGGTGCAATTTCCTCCCTAATATATGTAGTATTAACCCCTTATCTCATGTCAACTATAGGATATTTTAATACTTACGCGTTCTATTCAGGAATAATAGTTATATTGACATTCTACGTACTTCGTATAACTACTGCAATAACTAGAGGATTATCGCCAAGGATGATCGGAATCTCAGGCGTGATCTTTCAGATATCTAGATTAGTAATCGTTCTGGTATTATTTTACGTTTTTAAATTAAATATACTGGCTGTATCCCTAGCTTACGGTATAGGCTATTTAGCTCAAACTCTGGTATATTCAAATTTTATAAAATCTAACCTCAAGGTTGATTTTAAAACAACTGTAGAAATAGCTAAAAAGTCACTGACCACAATAATATCATTTCTGCAACTCATATTAGAGGCTACAATAGTATGGATAACACTGGCTATAACAAACGATGCGATTACAGTAGCTTACTTTGAGTCTGCAATAATAATATCCAACATAGTCACGTGGACATACTCGCTCTATGACGGGTTAATTGCAAAATTGAGTGAAACTAAAAGCGCTGAGGTTGTGGAGAATTTCGTTAAACTTTATTTTGTAGTATCAGCCTTTTTTCTATCCCTAGTTATAATAGAGGGTAGAGGGCTTCTATACCACCTTAGACCAGAGTATATGCAAGCCTTTATAACTTTCATAATAATTTCGATCTCCTCTTTCCTAAGAGGACTCAACACATTATTTTATCAGGCGGTTGTAATGATCGATAGGGCTTTAGGTAGCGAAGAGCGATTTGACATTAAAAAAAGTTACACTGCAAAGTTAAATGCTTCAAATACTATCTTCGCTATTATAGGAGTAGGTATTTCAGTAATCTTAGTCTATATTTACAAAGGATCCTCCCCTGCCCTATTATCTTCACTGATGACAATAGGAGTTACAGTAAATTCAGTTTGGATGACAATTTCCTCAGCTAGGATTTGTAAATCCCTTTATTCAATGAAAATTCCGGTAAAAGATATTGTAACTTCAACCTTCATAAGTATATTTACTACATTAGTAGGGATCATGTTCTTCTCTAGTAATTTTAGTTACCTTTACATGTTGGTATCTGCTCTGATCGGAAGCAGCATTTTCATAAGCCTCAGTTATGTATCAAGTCCCTTTGCAAGATATATTATTAAAAGAGGGTTAGTGGAGATAAGAAAAATTCTTATGCAATAACATGAAGAGAAATTTATGATTGGTTTTGAAATTAGGATGAAAAGACTTTTTGAGAGAGGCAAAGCCTTCGTAGTAGCTCTAGACCACGGTCTAGTAATGGGACCATTAAAAGGTATTGAGAGGGTAGCAGAAGTGGTTAGAAAAATATCGTTTAATGGACCAGACGCACTTCAAATGACGCCTGGTATGTTAAAGATCGTGAAGGAGAACTTCTTCTCCAGAGGATCTCCCATGTTAATAGCAAGATTAGATACGGCAAATGTATGGAGGTCTGATTATAAGAGATTCGAAAGTGGATATTATTCACAAATATATTCTGTTAAGGATGCTATTGAGGCTGGAGCTGACGCCGTAGTTACGTATTTCGTGGTAGGATATGGAGATGATCGTGTAGAGGGATATAACATCGAGAGTTTTGGCTAAAGCGAGAAGAGAAGCAAATGACTATGGAATACCGTTTATAATCGAGCCATTATTTGTCTCTCCTGATAATCCAGATTCTGTTAAAGATCCCAAGTTAGTTAAATACGTAACTAGATTAGCCTCAGAGATAGGTGCGGACATCCTCAAAGTAGATTATACAGGGGACAAAAACTCATTTAGGGAAGTAGTAGATTTGGCTTTTGCACCAATCTTAATAAGGGGAGGTCCTAAAACAAAAAATGATACTGAATTCCTACAAATGCTAAAAGACGCTATTCAGGCGGGTGCCTCAGGAATTACGGTCGGGAGAAACTTATGGCAGTCCAAAGAGCCGGATAAAATGGCAAGAGCGATTTCTGGATTAGTTCATGAGGGAAAGGATATTGGGGAAATATTAAAAATACTGGGTTGAAGTTTAAACTTGTGTTTAAACAACTAATAATTAAATATTTTGGGATAATATCTGTTGTAATCCTTGCAACAATAATCTCTATTTACACCTTTTACACTGTTTCAACATTTGCGGGTATAAAGGATTACGTTGGAGACGAAGTGTGGTACCCTTCAGCTGCATATAATATATTAAAGCTTGTATTTCACGTCCAAGTACCTATGAATTTTCCATATCCAAATGAAGCTAATATACAATACTACGTAAATCCGGAGCATCCTCCACTACCTAAGTATATCATGGCACTCTTCATATACGCTTTAGGC is from Sulfolobus acidocaldarius DSM 639 and encodes:
- a CDS encoding CBS domain-containing protein, which encodes MDESLSEQDIVKEYMRSPVISVDKKTKISEIAKIMTEKNIGSVIVTENNKPIGIITERDIVRAIGKGKNLESTAEEIMTVSLITIREDSPIAGALSLMRQFNIRHLPVINDKRELVGILSIRDVARAIDNLLEGD